Proteins from one Deltaproteobacteria bacterium genomic window:
- a CDS encoding thioredoxin domain-containing protein, with amino-acid sequence MPYWRLVLASEPDTPGKLKRVAQTPMIRKDTRTTTLSGRERDRYFVRVGEGEPFYLDVGFVLGTDSVTDSRSLAKADLDGDGDLDLILRTEGPNRKLRVYRNEGPSGPSAEVRFATSRDAASATILVTSGDATTKIPMLIGQGFLAQDPYRQLVPLGEDGKTELKVRWPGGEQVKLDALVPGAIVEVRRYPEAKLSVLTRPAPLVLGGSAVETAPATCDLAALKEDLPEEEAELVEAGEERRPLLLNLWAPWCQPCRKELPLLARFAKQHPEVEVRLLAVDGTPPAIAKMAGKLAPGVKVTRLKSGAVERRGEALRIPTTCFYDTARTLQRGWAMPVGKATLDALAPRPAASETP; translated from the coding sequence GTGCCCTACTGGCGCCTGGTCCTGGCGTCCGAGCCCGACACCCCCGGGAAGCTCAAGCGGGTGGCCCAGACCCCGATGATCCGCAAGGACACCCGGACGACGACCCTCTCCGGGCGTGAGCGCGATCGCTACTTCGTGCGGGTGGGCGAGGGGGAGCCCTTCTACCTGGACGTCGGCTTCGTGCTGGGCACCGACTCGGTCACCGACTCACGCAGCCTGGCCAAGGCCGACCTCGATGGAGACGGCGACCTCGACCTGATCCTGCGCACCGAGGGCCCGAACCGGAAGCTGCGGGTCTACCGCAATGAGGGGCCCTCGGGCCCCTCCGCCGAGGTCCGCTTCGCCACCAGCCGGGACGCCGCCTCGGCCACGATCCTCGTCACGAGCGGCGACGCCACCACCAAGATCCCCATGCTCATCGGCCAGGGCTTCCTGGCCCAGGACCCCTACCGGCAGCTCGTCCCGCTGGGCGAGGACGGGAAGACCGAGCTGAAGGTCCGCTGGCCCGGCGGAGAGCAGGTGAAGCTCGACGCCCTCGTGCCCGGGGCGATCGTCGAGGTCCGGCGCTACCCCGAGGCGAAGCTCAGCGTGCTCACCCGCCCTGCCCCCCTCGTGCTGGGGGGGAGCGCCGTCGAGACCGCGCCGGCCACCTGCGACCTGGCGGCCCTGAAGGAGGATCTGCCCGAGGAGGAGGCGGAGCTGGTCGAGGCCGGCGAGGAGCGCCGACCCCTGCTGCTCAACCTCTGGGCGCCCTGGTGCCAGCCCTGCCGCAAGGAGCTGCCGCTGCTCGCTCGCTTCGCGAAGCAGCACCCCGAGGTCGAGGTGCGGCTGCTGGCCGTCGACGGCACGCCCCCCGCCATCGCGAAGATGGCCGGCAAGCTCGCGCCCGGGGTGAAGGTCACCCGCCTGAAGAGCGGCGCCGTCGAGCGGCGCGGCGAGGCCCTGCGGATCCCCACCACCTGCTTCTACGACACCGCGCGGACGCTGCAGCGGGGCTGGGCCATGCCCGTGGGCAAGGCGACCCTCGACGCCCTCGCCCCCCGGCCCGCCGCCTCCGAGACCCCATGA
- a CDS encoding enoyl-CoA hydratase/isomerase family protein, translating into MNELVVFESRDGVTVLRMNLPRRLNGWTMEMMEALRAALERAAGDAATKVVILTGTDPYYSAGVNLGGTLKLGHPRELHAQIVKHNQALFDGFIEFGKPILVAANGPAIGASVTSATLCDGIIASEEATFSTPFAALGVPPEGCSSVLFEKLMGAATAERILGKEGWKPTGTEAKEIGLVQWVVPHGELLAEARKIAEGWIEEGRERGYRGGTSREELLAVNARESVQVADSFLSAPFLKGQYRFLKSKKKWAPAATFFLLWRTRPLWSRLM; encoded by the coding sequence ATGAACGAGCTCGTCGTCTTCGAGAGCCGGGACGGCGTCACCGTCCTGCGGATGAACCTCCCGCGTCGCCTCAACGGCTGGACGATGGAGATGATGGAGGCGCTGCGCGCCGCGCTCGAGCGCGCCGCCGGGGACGCCGCGACGAAGGTCGTCATCCTCACCGGCACCGACCCCTACTACAGCGCCGGGGTGAACCTCGGCGGCACCCTGAAGCTGGGTCACCCCCGCGAGCTACACGCGCAGATCGTGAAGCACAACCAGGCCCTCTTCGACGGCTTCATCGAGTTCGGAAAGCCGATCCTGGTGGCGGCGAACGGGCCGGCCATCGGCGCCAGCGTCACCTCGGCCACCCTCTGCGACGGGATCATCGCCTCGGAGGAGGCGACCTTCTCCACCCCCTTCGCCGCCCTGGGCGTCCCCCCGGAGGGCTGCTCCAGCGTGCTCTTCGAGAAGCTGATGGGCGCGGCGACCGCCGAGCGCATCCTGGGGAAGGAGGGCTGGAAGCCCACCGGCACCGAGGCGAAGGAGATCGGCCTGGTGCAGTGGGTGGTGCCCCACGGCGAGCTGCTGGCCGAGGCGCGGAAGATCGCCGAGGGGTGGATCGAAGAGGGCCGCGAGCGCGGCTACCGCGGCGGGACGAGCCGGGAGGAGCTGCTGGCGGTGAACGCCCGGGAGTCGGTGCAGGTGGCCGACTCCTTCCTCTCCGCGCCCTTCCTGAAGGGTCAGTACCGCTTCCTCAAGAGCAAGAAGAAGTGGGCGCCGGCGGCGACCTTCTTCCTGCTCTGGCGCACGCGGCCCCTCTGGTCGCGCCTGATGTAG
- a CDS encoding GMC family oxidoreductase, producing the protein MSWDYVIIGSGFGGSVSALRLVEKGYKVLVLEKGRRLEARDFPSSNWNLKRWLWLPQLGFRGLFKMTFLPNVTALSGVGVGGGSLVYANTLPIPKDEYFTADSWGHLADWKAELMPHYQRAREMLGATENPAWTHADRVLADVAKEIGREDHHHPTTVAVYFGEPGQTVPDPYHGGEGPDRTGCILCGGCMIGCKENAKNTLDKNYLYLAEKKGLTIQPDSEVVDLLPLEEGGYELVVKRGASLFGRKTQRVRAPKVILAGGVLGTVNLLLKLKESSLPRLSDRLGHFVRTNSEVLMGVTTQDRDVNLSEGVAITSILHTDEHSHLEPVRYPHGSGAFRTLMSPHSPGGNPLSRLARGFLYALRHPWRTLRAYLVPDWARYTMILLYMRTLDGHLRMKLGRHPFTLFRRGVTTEVGGGPRPTAAIPEASELAYRIAKRMNGYPGSLITETLLGIPTTAHILGGCVIGKDASEGVIDAEHRVFGYDGMYVIDGSAISANPGVNPSLSICALAERAMTFIPPKDEPTDPEAEG; encoded by the coding sequence ATGAGCTGGGATTACGTCATCATCGGGTCGGGCTTCGGGGGTAGCGTCAGCGCCCTGCGCCTCGTCGAGAAGGGTTACAAGGTGCTGGTGCTCGAGAAGGGGCGCCGCCTGGAGGCGCGGGACTTCCCGAGCTCCAACTGGAACCTGAAGCGCTGGCTCTGGCTGCCGCAGCTGGGCTTCCGCGGGCTCTTCAAGATGACCTTCCTGCCCAACGTCACCGCCCTCTCCGGGGTGGGGGTGGGCGGGGGCTCCCTGGTCTACGCCAACACCCTGCCGATCCCGAAGGACGAGTACTTCACCGCCGACTCCTGGGGGCACCTGGCCGACTGGAAGGCCGAGCTGATGCCCCACTACCAGCGGGCGCGGGAGATGCTCGGGGCGACCGAGAACCCGGCCTGGACCCACGCCGATCGGGTGCTGGCCGACGTGGCGAAGGAGATCGGCCGCGAGGATCACCACCACCCCACCACGGTGGCCGTCTACTTCGGCGAGCCGGGTCAGACGGTGCCCGACCCCTACCACGGGGGTGAGGGTCCCGACCGCACCGGCTGCATCCTCTGCGGCGGCTGCATGATCGGCTGCAAGGAGAACGCCAAGAACACCCTCGACAAGAACTACCTCTACCTGGCCGAGAAGAAGGGGCTGACCATCCAGCCCGACAGCGAGGTGGTCGACCTCCTGCCCCTCGAGGAGGGGGGCTACGAGCTCGTGGTGAAGCGCGGGGCCAGCCTCTTCGGCCGCAAGACCCAGCGGGTGCGGGCGCCGAAGGTGATCCTCGCCGGCGGCGTCCTCGGTACGGTGAACCTGCTCCTGAAGCTCAAGGAGAGCAGCCTGCCGCGGCTCTCGGATCGTCTCGGGCACTTCGTGCGGACGAACTCCGAGGTGTTGATGGGCGTCACGACCCAGGATCGGGACGTGAACCTCTCCGAGGGCGTGGCGATCACCTCGATCCTGCACACCGACGAGCACTCCCACCTCGAGCCGGTGCGCTACCCCCACGGCTCCGGGGCCTTCCGCACCCTGATGTCGCCCCACAGCCCGGGCGGAAATCCACTCTCCCGGCTGGCGCGGGGCTTCCTCTACGCCCTGCGCCACCCCTGGCGGACGCTGCGGGCCTACCTCGTCCCGGACTGGGCGCGCTACACGATGATCCTCCTCTACATGCGCACCCTCGACGGGCACCTGCGGATGAAGCTCGGGAGGCACCCCTTCACCCTCTTCCGGCGCGGCGTCACCACCGAGGTCGGGGGCGGGCCGAGGCCCACCGCGGCCATCCCCGAGGCCTCCGAGCTCGCCTACCGCATCGCGAAGCGGATGAACGGCTACCCCGGCTCTCTGATCACCGAGACCCTCCTGGGGATCCCCACCACCGCGCACATCCTCGGCGGCTGCGTCATCGGCAAGGACGCCAGCGAGGGGGTCATCGATGCCGAGCACCGGGTCTTCGGCTACGATGGGATGTACGTCATCGACGGGTCGGCGATCTCGGCCAACCCGGGCGTGAACCCCTCCCTCTCGATCTGTGCGCTCGCGGAGCGCGCGATGACCTTCATCCCCCCGAAGGACGAACCCACCGACCCCGAGGCCGAAGGATGA
- a CDS encoding MFS transporter codes for MSATPPAPKDRGVLGWALYDWANSAYATVVVAGFFPVFLKTYWAAELPVTRSTFYLGLATSAASLAVAILAPLVGALADRAGWHKRALIVYAATGVVCTLGLALAGRGQWELALLLYALGTLGWSGANALYDALLTSVADEPDFDRVSALGFSLGYLGGGILFAGCISLTLYPGLLGLPGKAEAVRVGFAACAIWWAIFSIPLLRWVRQPAPTAEAGEASLRAALARLLQTLKTLRSLKTAALFLVAYWLYIDGVDTIIRMAVDYGLAIGLPDTALITALLLTQFVGFPAAIAFGALGKRIGAKGGVLLALLVYLGVCAFAHGMETATEFYVLAATVGLVQGGVQALSRSLFARLIPAEQSAELFGFYNMVGKYAAVIGPTLMGWVAVATGDPRAGILAVAGLIVLGGGMLVLIRIPRTPTAEATP; via the coding sequence GTGAGCGCCACGCCTCCCGCGCCGAAGGACCGCGGCGTCCTGGGCTGGGCCCTCTACGACTGGGCCAACTCGGCCTACGCCACCGTGGTGGTGGCCGGCTTCTTCCCCGTCTTCCTGAAGACCTACTGGGCCGCCGAGCTCCCGGTCACCCGGTCGACCTTCTACCTGGGGCTGGCCACCTCGGCGGCCTCCCTGGCGGTCGCGATCCTGGCGCCGCTGGTGGGCGCGCTGGCCGACCGCGCGGGCTGGCACAAGCGCGCCCTCATCGTCTACGCGGCGACCGGCGTCGTCTGCACCCTGGGGCTGGCGCTGGCCGGACGCGGGCAGTGGGAGCTGGCCCTCCTCCTCTACGCCCTCGGCACCCTGGGCTGGTCCGGCGCCAACGCGCTCTACGACGCCCTGCTCACCTCCGTCGCGGACGAGCCGGACTTCGATCGGGTCTCGGCCCTGGGCTTCTCCCTGGGCTACCTCGGCGGCGGGATCCTCTTCGCCGGCTGCATCAGCCTGACCCTCTACCCCGGGCTCCTCGGCCTGCCCGGCAAGGCCGAGGCGGTGCGGGTGGGCTTCGCCGCCTGCGCGATCTGGTGGGCGATCTTCTCGATCCCCCTCCTGCGCTGGGTGCGGCAGCCGGCGCCCACGGCCGAGGCGGGGGAGGCCTCCCTGCGCGCCGCCCTCGCCCGCCTGCTGCAGACCCTGAAGACCCTGCGCAGCCTGAAGACCGCGGCCCTCTTCCTCGTCGCCTACTGGCTCTACATCGACGGGGTCGACACCATCATCCGGATGGCGGTCGACTACGGCCTGGCCATCGGCCTGCCGGACACCGCGCTGATCACCGCGCTCCTGCTCACCCAGTTCGTGGGCTTCCCGGCGGCCATCGCCTTCGGCGCCCTGGGCAAGCGGATCGGCGCCAAGGGCGGGGTGCTCCTGGCCCTGCTCGTCTACCTCGGGGTCTGCGCCTTCGCCCACGGCATGGAGACCGCCACCGAGTTCTACGTGCTCGCGGCCACCGTCGGCCTGGTGCAGGGTGGCGTCCAGGCCCTCTCCCGCTCCCTCTTCGCCCGGCTGATCCCCGCCGAGCAGAGCGCCGAGCTCTTCGGCTTCTACAACATGGTCGGCAAGTACGCGGCCGTCATCGGCCCCACCCTGATGGGCTGGGTGGCGGTGGCCACCGGCGACCCCCGGGCCGGGATCCTGGCGGTGGCGGGACTGATCGTCCTCGGCGGCGGTATGCTCGTCCTCATCCGCATCCCGAGGACCCCCACCGCCGAGGCCACACCATGA
- a CDS encoding YiiD C-terminal domain-containing protein, producing MISLDRRLLKRAFFRLVSVYPPYLGAGVRLTHVAEDLLTMEVEMKLTPLNRNYVGTHFGGSLYSMCDPFFMLILMEALGEGFVVWDQEATIRFKKPGRGKVRARFSVSPAEVESIRHDAIKHRKTSPVFRTKVTDEQGEVVAEIEKTLYVRQREAA from the coding sequence ATGATCTCTCTCGACCGGCGCCTCCTGAAGCGTGCCTTCTTCCGGCTGGTCAGCGTCTACCCGCCCTACCTCGGGGCGGGCGTCCGGCTGACCCACGTCGCCGAGGACCTCCTCACCATGGAGGTCGAGATGAAGCTCACGCCCCTCAACCGCAACTACGTCGGCACCCACTTCGGTGGCTCCCTCTACAGCATGTGCGATCCCTTCTTCATGCTGATCCTGATGGAGGCGCTCGGAGAGGGCTTCGTCGTCTGGGATCAGGAGGCGACCATCCGCTTCAAGAAGCCCGGGCGCGGCAAGGTGCGGGCCCGCTTCTCGGTGAGCCCGGCCGAGGTGGAGTCGATCCGGCACGACGCGATCAAGCACCGCAAGACCTCTCCGGTCTTCCGGACGAAGGTCACCGACGAGCAGGGTGAGGTCGTCGCCGAGATCGAGAAGACCCTCTACGTCCGGCAGCGCGAGGCGGCCTGA